A genomic segment from Dermatobacter hominis encodes:
- the glgP gene encoding alpha-glucan family phosphorylase gives MKALRSFTVRPRLPEVLAPLDRLASNLRWSWDRPTRELFTSIDPRIWDEGGHDPRRVLAEVTPARLDELAADPAFLEKLTSVTAALDAYGSLPRWFQQGLADGRIPTVGGESALDGGVVAYFSPEFGITEAVPQYSGGLGVLAGDHLKASSDLGVPLVAIGLFYRHGYFRQSLTVDGWQQERFPDLDPYAMALDLCDGVRISVDLADQTLVAQVWRATIGRTPLYLLDADIEENPHDLQLVTDRLYGGDVEHRLRQEILLGIGGVRALEALGVPAHVFHTNEGHAGFLGLERIRTLMQRDGLTFPQALEAVRAGAVFTTHTPVPAGIDQFPRELIERYFSGWAAECGIGLDDLMALGHRPQDEPDDRFNMAVMGMRLAERRNGVSALHGEVSREMFHDLWPGVPEAETPVGHITNGVHGSTWVSPEMSELFDDQVGSDWQWADQAAWDAITSVDDDRLWQAHRAAKVRLVEHVRERLRGSGLSLGRSPSEMAWVDDALDPDALTICFARRFATYKRAALLLSQSDRLRALLADAERPIQFVFAGKAHPADDNGKELIRQIVAFSHDLDVRTSFVFVEDYDMALARSLVQGADIWLNTPVRPMEASGTSGMKAVMNGAMHCSVLDGWWAECFRGGSPQGGGSSGVDGPNGWAISSAEAVEDESRRAELEANSLFDILETQIVPTYHSGADGSAPRAWVAIMKESLRTLAPFVSAHRMVRDYVDGLYVPAAARADELSADHHRGAKELAAFRSRLDASWHQVHVDDVDVDDAIADLGGTRRVTAKVALGELEPDEVEVQLVAGRVGQSGELEDPIVVAMSDEGPTDDAHRTFAGEAPIVVAGRMGVTVRVVPCSGLVDDPLELGHVAWAG, from the coding sequence GTGAAAGCGCTGCGTTCCTTCACCGTCCGGCCGCGCCTGCCGGAGGTCCTCGCCCCCCTCGATCGGCTGGCCAGCAACCTCCGCTGGTCCTGGGACCGACCGACCCGGGAGCTGTTCACGAGCATCGACCCCCGCATCTGGGACGAGGGCGGCCACGACCCCCGCCGCGTCCTGGCCGAGGTGACGCCCGCCCGCCTCGACGAGCTCGCCGCCGATCCCGCCTTCCTCGAGAAGCTGACCTCGGTGACCGCGGCGCTCGACGCCTACGGCTCGCTCCCCCGCTGGTTCCAGCAGGGCCTCGCCGACGGGCGCATCCCGACCGTCGGCGGCGAGTCCGCGCTCGACGGCGGCGTCGTCGCCTACTTCTCGCCGGAGTTCGGCATCACCGAGGCGGTGCCGCAGTACTCGGGCGGCCTCGGCGTCCTGGCCGGCGACCACCTCAAGGCCTCGTCGGACCTCGGCGTGCCGCTCGTCGCCATCGGCCTGTTCTACCGACACGGCTACTTCCGCCAGTCGCTGACCGTCGACGGCTGGCAGCAGGAGCGGTTCCCCGACCTCGACCCGTACGCGATGGCGCTCGACCTGTGCGACGGCGTGCGCATCTCGGTCGACCTCGCCGACCAGACGCTCGTCGCGCAGGTGTGGCGGGCGACGATCGGCCGGACGCCGCTCTACCTGCTCGACGCCGACATCGAGGAGAACCCGCACGACCTGCAGCTGGTCACCGACCGCCTCTACGGCGGCGACGTCGAGCACCGGCTGCGCCAGGAGATCCTGCTCGGCATCGGGGGCGTCCGCGCCCTCGAGGCGCTCGGGGTCCCGGCCCACGTCTTCCACACGAACGAGGGCCACGCCGGCTTCCTCGGCCTCGAGCGGATCCGGACGCTCATGCAGCGCGACGGGCTCACCTTCCCGCAGGCGCTCGAGGCGGTGCGCGCCGGTGCGGTCTTCACCACGCACACGCCGGTGCCGGCCGGCATCGACCAGTTCCCCCGTGAGCTCATCGAGCGCTACTTCTCCGGGTGGGCCGCCGAGTGCGGCATCGGGCTGGACGACCTGATGGCGCTCGGGCACCGCCCGCAGGACGAACCCGACGACCGCTTCAACATGGCGGTCATGGGCATGCGCCTGGCCGAGCGCCGCAACGGCGTGTCCGCGCTGCACGGCGAGGTCAGCCGCGAGATGTTCCACGACCTGTGGCCCGGCGTCCCCGAGGCCGAGACCCCCGTCGGCCACATCACCAACGGCGTGCACGGCTCGACGTGGGTCTCGCCCGAGATGTCGGAGCTGTTCGACGACCAGGTCGGCAGCGACTGGCAGTGGGCCGACCAGGCGGCGTGGGACGCGATCACGTCGGTCGACGACGACCGGCTGTGGCAGGCCCACCGCGCCGCCAAGGTCCGGCTCGTCGAGCACGTGCGCGAGCGGCTCCGGGGCTCCGGCCTGTCGCTCGGACGGTCGCCGTCCGAGATGGCCTGGGTCGACGACGCGCTCGACCCCGACGCCCTCACGATCTGCTTCGCCCGCCGGTTCGCCACCTACAAGCGGGCCGCGCTCCTGCTGAGCCAGTCCGACCGCCTCCGGGCCCTGCTGGCCGACGCCGAGCGGCCGATCCAGTTCGTGTTCGCCGGCAAGGCGCACCCCGCCGACGACAACGGCAAGGAGCTCATCCGCCAGATCGTCGCCTTCTCCCACGACCTCGACGTCCGGACGAGCTTCGTCTTCGTCGAGGACTACGACATGGCGCTCGCCCGCTCGCTCGTGCAGGGCGCCGACATCTGGCTCAACACCCCGGTGCGGCCGATGGAGGCCTCGGGCACGAGCGGCATGAAGGCCGTGATGAACGGTGCGATGCACTGCTCGGTGCTCGACGGCTGGTGGGCCGAGTGCTTCCGGGGCGGCTCGCCCCAGGGCGGCGGGTCGAGCGGGGTCGACGGCCCGAACGGGTGGGCGATCTCGTCCGCCGAGGCGGTCGAGGACGAGTCCCGCCGGGCCGAGCTCGAGGCCAACAGCCTGTTCGACATCCTCGAGACCCAGATCGTGCCGACCTACCACTCCGGTGCCGACGGCTCCGCCCCCAGGGCGTGGGTGGCGATCATGAAGGAGTCGCTGCGCACGCTGGCGCCGTTCGTCAGCGCCCACCGGATGGTGCGCGACTACGTCGACGGCCTCTACGTGCCCGCCGCCGCACGAGCGGACGAGCTGTCGGCCGACCACCACCGCGGCGCCAAGGAGCTGGCGGCGTTCCGCTCGCGCCTCGACGCGTCGTGGCACCAGGTCCACGTGGACGACGTCGACGTCGACGACGCCATCGCCGACCTCGGCGGCACCCGCCGCGTGACCGCCAAGGTCGCGCTCGGCGAGCTGGAGCCGGACGAGGTCGAGGTCCAGCTCGTCGCCGGCCGCGTCGGCCAGTCCGGCGAGCTCGAGGACCCGATCGTCGTGGCGATGTCCGACGAGGGGCCGACCGACGACGCGCACCGCACGTTCGCCGGCGAGGCGCCGATCGTCGTCGCCGGGCGGATGGGCGTGACCGTCCGCGTCGTGCCCTGCAGCGGGCTGGTCGACGACCCGCTGGAGCTGGGCCACGTCGCCTGGGCCGGCTGA
- a CDS encoding enoyl-CoA hydratase/isomerase family protein: MTDPSADAPTEPAPLVRHERTDDGVDVVTLQHGKVNALSVEVLAELRSVVGELAAAGARAVVVSGGPKVFAAGADITQFAERGGEEPFEIAPSDRVAEIGAGFLHALNDLAALPCPTIAAIDGVALGGGCELALACDFRVASTRARFGQPEILLGIIPGGGGTQRLARLVGPARAKDLVFTGRTIDAEEALAIGLVDAVAPEDALSLALERAGAFARGPREALALAKVAVDGGLEGSLDEGLVLEQRRFVDSFGTADAQVGVRSFLRDGPGKAEFA; this comes from the coding sequence ATGACCGACCCGAGCGCCGACGCCCCCACCGAGCCTGCACCCCTCGTCCGCCACGAGCGCACCGACGACGGCGTCGACGTGGTCACGCTGCAGCACGGCAAGGTGAACGCGCTGAGCGTCGAGGTGCTGGCCGAGCTGCGGTCGGTCGTCGGCGAGCTCGCTGCCGCAGGCGCCCGGGCGGTCGTGGTCTCGGGCGGCCCGAAGGTCTTCGCCGCGGGCGCCGACATCACCCAGTTCGCCGAGCGGGGCGGCGAGGAGCCGTTCGAGATCGCGCCGTCGGACCGGGTGGCCGAGATCGGGGCCGGGTTCCTGCACGCCCTGAACGACCTCGCCGCGCTGCCGTGCCCGACGATCGCCGCTATCGACGGCGTGGCGCTCGGCGGCGGCTGCGAGCTGGCGCTGGCGTGCGACTTCCGGGTCGCGTCGACCCGGGCCCGCTTCGGTCAGCCGGAGATCCTGCTCGGCATCATCCCCGGCGGCGGTGGCACGCAGCGCCTCGCCCGCCTCGTCGGCCCGGCGCGCGCCAAGGACCTCGTGTTCACGGGCCGGACGATCGACGCCGAGGAGGCGCTGGCCATCGGGCTCGTCGACGCCGTCGCCCCCGAGGACGCGCTGAGCCTCGCGCTCGAGCGTGCCGGCGCCTTCGCCCGCGGCCCCCGCGAGGCGCTCGCCCTCGCCAAGGTGGCGGTGGACGGCGGCCTCGAGGGCTCGCTCGACGAGGGCCTGGTGCTGGAGCAGCGCCGGTTCGTCGACTCGTTCGGCACCGCCGACGCGCAGGTCGGGGTCCGGTCGTTCCTGCGGGACGGCCCGGGCAAGGCCGAGTTCGCATAG
- a CDS encoding protein kinase domain-containing protein has protein sequence MEGTGIGVGRASVPTNLPSGIRLGEVVGVGATSTVWRARDRRRGRDLAVKVLAVPAGGEARERTVARFEHETRALARLADAPHVLPLLTAGSDGSCCWLVTPLAEAGLFERAPLALADLLDVAAATAGALEAAHAAHVVHGDVTPANVLWLDGRPVLSDFGLSVLRSGEAGLRTDGAAPGDPAARGATPGWAAPERWDGAPPTEASDVYGWGATIWTAGVGERPPGHDPPPVGLLPRGIDAIVRACCEPTPRRRPSAAEVRAMVAGEVRRRDRYCPEP, from the coding sequence GTGGAGGGGACGGGGATCGGCGTGGGCCGGGCGAGCGTGCCCACGAACCTGCCGTCGGGGATCCGTCTGGGAGAGGTCGTGGGCGTGGGGGCGACGTCGACCGTGTGGCGCGCCCGGGACCGGCGCCGGGGTCGCGACCTGGCGGTGAAGGTGCTGGCGGTGCCCGCGGGCGGCGAGGCACGTGAGCGGACGGTCGCCCGCTTCGAGCACGAGACCCGCGCGCTGGCCCGCCTGGCCGACGCGCCCCACGTCCTGCCGCTGCTCACCGCCGGCTCCGACGGATCGTGCTGCTGGCTCGTCACGCCGCTGGCCGAGGCGGGCCTGTTCGAGCGGGCCCCGCTCGCGCTCGCCGACCTGCTCGACGTCGCGGCCGCGACCGCCGGCGCGCTCGAGGCTGCGCACGCCGCGCACGTGGTGCACGGGGACGTCACGCCGGCCAACGTGCTGTGGCTCGACGGGCGGCCGGTCCTCTCGGACTTCGGGCTCTCGGTGCTGCGCTCGGGCGAGGCCGGCCTCCGCACGGACGGCGCAGCCCCGGGGGACCCGGCCGCCCGCGGCGCGACGCCGGGGTGGGCCGCACCGGAGCGGTGGGACGGCGCGCCGCCGACCGAGGCCTCCGACGTCTACGGCTGGGGCGCCACGATCTGGACGGCCGGCGTCGGCGAGCGCCCGCCGGGGCACGACCCGCCGCCGGTCGGCCTCCTGCCGCGGGGCATCGACGCGATCGTGCGGGCGTGCTGCGAACCCACGCCGCGACGTCGGCCCTCGGCGGCCGAGGTGCGGGCGATGGTGGCGGGGGAGGTGCGACGGCGCGACCGGTACTGTCCGGAGCCATGA
- a CDS encoding Fur family transcriptional regulator: MPDGLDHDHEQEELHTTVSHRLLAAGLRYTRSRREVVDVLAASDRPLTIPEILEQAESLAQSSAYRNLTELIDAGVVYRIVAGDEYSHFELAEDLTHHHHHLVCTRCGRVEDFVASEELEQNLHGALDDAASSTGFTVQHHRLDLVGTCQDCTPTSA; encoded by the coding sequence GTGCCGGACGGGCTGGACCACGACCACGAGCAGGAGGAGCTGCACACCACGGTGTCGCACCGGCTCCTCGCCGCCGGCCTCCGCTACACGCGGTCACGGCGCGAGGTCGTCGACGTCCTCGCCGCCTCCGACCGACCCCTGACCATCCCCGAGATCCTCGAGCAGGCCGAGTCGCTCGCCCAGAGCAGCGCCTACCGGAACCTCACCGAGCTGATCGACGCGGGCGTCGTCTACCGGATCGTCGCCGGCGACGAGTACAGCCACTTCGAGCTGGCCGAGGACCTGACGCACCACCACCACCACCTCGTCTGCACGCGCTGCGGGCGCGTCGAGGACTTCGTGGCGAGCGAGGAGCTGGAGCAGAACCTGCACGGCGCGCTCGACGACGCCGCCAGCTCGACCGGCTTCACCGTCCAGCACCACCGGCTCGACCTCGTCGGCACCTGCCAGGACTGCACGCCGACCTCGGCGTGA